The Ischnura elegans chromosome 1, ioIscEleg1.1, whole genome shotgun sequence genome contains a region encoding:
- the LOC124161836 gene encoding uncharacterized protein LOC124161836 isoform X1, with the protein MRLYYFQTRMLRPISSLVMVGGKQTYWNEDWSKELHFSCFSPKTSTALKHGLPEGKPTSFYCSVCCKTNQLGNMGRGALTKHLSSTHHNTAVENKKSCYGIKIFCLPSAKKVTTATPSTSTSASVNPTAAAPGSSASGGTAEDPRDDPDDPTPASPACTCSCPCARCTNEVIAVPKTAGLQGLNTWLMKQDTTKAEILWCIYCVTSHTSLSSGGKAVQLFPTMFPDSMIAAKMELGRNKIAYSLVHGLAPHFHDVITSKLTKLDFVVVLFDESLNKCSQKTQMDLAIKFWCDDQNETVTKYYDSVFLGRSRATDLISAYCTAIPRSVQSHVLMVGMDGPNVNVKFLKDLQIYMKTEFGEDEPLLLLMGSCGLHVVHNSFKEGVSKCGWNIVMFLRALYNIFKNVPARRSKYTEWTGSTTFPNKYCAVRWLNNAPGADNCIKILPNVKTFIEKVRTGPEEDKIKSAGFLYVAKAVEDKMLGPKLAFFSYVARLVEPFLTTYQTNDPMAPFLHTDLSNLVSNLLRHFVKNDYVNRKSDVCKVDITNEDNLIPVKNFNFSFSVKDALKKVQVSTPEMLKFKEECVLLLKAMVSKILEKAPLNYKLCRAITFCDPELISHSKTAVSTRLNGFLEQLHSRNWLPASECDTILSDFKVLCDKQVFANACQEYDRQRQRLDHFWRGIWDRYKCSDGLVKVIKMALIISHGQAFIERGFSINKEIIVENQLDMSLVAQRQVYDSVNAAGGVENIKISAEMINRFRHARSEYEEAKKQRRSEDAEVEKKRTHEKMIGTEVKELQAKKMKVLASSQKEADAIDEEIKKLTGTF; encoded by the exons ATGagattgtattattttcagaccCGAATGCTGAGGCCCATTTCGTCTCTAGTCATGGTCGGGGGAAAGCAGACGTATTGGAACGAGGATTGGTCAAAGGAGCTTCATTTCAGCTGCTTCTCACCAAAGACTTCGACTGCATTAAAGCATGGATTGCCAGAAGGAAAACCAACATCTTTCTACTGCTCGGTGTGCTGCAAGACGAATCAACTCGGCAACATGGGTCGCGGTGCCCTGACTAAACACCTGTCATCAACCCACCACAATACTGCCGTCGAGAACAAGAAGAGCTGTTACGggatcaagatattttgtttgccTTCCGCTAAGAAG GTGACTACAGCAACTCCCTCTACCTCTACATCCGCGTCGGTGAACCCCACGGCGGCGGCACCTGGTTCCTCAGCATCGGGTGGGACTGCAGAAGACCCTCGGGACGATCCCGATGACCCCACACCAGCTTCACCTGCCTGCACATGTTCATGCCCATGTGCGCGATGTACCAACGAAGTTATCGCCGTCCCGAAGACTGCTGGTTTGCAAGGTCTTAACACCTGGTTAATGAAGCAAGATACTACCAAAGCTGAGATTTTGTGGTGTATCTATTGTGTAACGAGCCATACTTCTTTGTCTTCTGGGGGCAAGGCAGTGCAGTTATTTCCCACAATGTTCCCAGATAGTATGATTGCTGCAAAAATGGAATTGGGTCGGAACAAAATCGCCTATTCACTTGTACATGGTTTAGCCCCACATTTCCATGATGTTATCACATCTAAGTTAACCAAACTGGATTTTGTGGTAGTTTTATTTGACGAGAGTCTCAATAAGTGTAGCCAGAAGACTCAAATGGATcttgccattaaattttggtgtgatGATCAAAATGAAACGGTGACGAAATATTATGATTCAGTGTTCCTGGGTCGCTCAAGGGCGACTGATCTCATATCGGCATACTGCACAGCAATTCCTAGAAGTGTGCAGTCTCATGTGCTTATGGTTGGCATGGATGGCCCGAATGTTAATGTCAAGTTCCTGAAAGATCTCCagatttatatgaaaacagaGTTTGGTGAGGATGAGCCACTGCTGCTGCTCATGGGGTCCTGTGGTTTgcacgtagttcataattccttcAAAGAGGGGGTTAGTAAGTGTGGCTGGAATATTGTCATGTTTCTCAGGGCCttatacaatatatttaagaatgtgCCTGCCCGTCGCAGTAAGTATACAGAGTGGACAGGCTCTACTACTTTCCCAAATAAGTATTGTGCAGTGAGGTGGTTGAATAATGCACCTGGTGCCgataattgcatcaaaatattgccaaacgtaaaaacttttattgaaaaagtgagaactggacctgaagaggataaaataaaatctgccGGCTTCTTGTATGTTGCAAAAGCTGTTGAAGATAAGATGTTGGGGCCTAAGTTAGCCTTCTTCTCATATGTTGCAAGACTTGTTGAGCCATTCTTGACTACTTATCAAACCAATGACCCAATGGCGCCGTTCTTGCACACGGACCTGTCGAACTTAGTGTCGAACCTGCTTAGACATTTTGTCAAGAATGATTATGTAAATCGAAAGTCAGATGTATGTAAAGTTGACATTACCAATGAAGacaatctgattcctgtgaagaacttcaattttagtttttctgtaaAGGACGCTCTCAAAAAAGTAcaagtatctactccagaaaTGCTGAAGTTCAAGGAGGAGTGTGTGCTCCTGCTGAAGGCTATGGttagtaaaattcttgaaaaggcTCCCTTGAATTACAAACTCTGCAGAGCCATAACTTTTTGTGACCCAGAACTGATTTCACATTCCAAAACTGCCGTTTCTACTCGACTGAACGGCTTCTTGGAACAACTGCACAGCCGCAATTGGCTTCCTGCAAGTGAGTGCGACACTATTTTGTCTGACTTTAAGGTGCTCTGTGACAAACAAGTATTTGCTAACGCCTGTCAAGAATATGATCGTCAGAGGCAGAGACTAGATCATTTCTGGAGAGGTATCTGGGATCGTTATAAGTGCTCAGATGGTTTAGTGAAAGTGATTAAAATGGCTCTGATCATAAGCCATGGCCAAGCTTTCATCGAGCGTGGCTTCTCCATCAATAAGGAGATAATAGTAGAGAACCAATTAGATATGTCTTTGGTGGCTCAGCGCCAAGTGTACGACTCAGTCAACGCTGCTGGTGgcgtagaaaacataaaaatatctgctgAAATGATCAACAGATTTCGGCACGCGCGCTCCGAGTATGAAGAAGCAAAGAAGCAGCGCCGATCTGAGGACGCTGAGGTCGAAAAAAAAAGGACCCATGAGAAGATGATTGGAACTGAAGTTAAGGAGCTTCAAGCCAAAAAGATGAAAGTGTTAGCATCAAGCCAGAAGGAGGCTGATGccattgatgaagaaataaaaaagttgactggtactttctaa
- the LOC124161836 gene encoding uncharacterized protein LOC124161836 isoform X2 — protein MLRPISSLVMVGGKQTYWNEDWSKELHFSCFSPKTSTALKHGLPEGKPTSFYCSVCCKTNQLGNMGRGALTKHLSSTHHNTAVENKKSCYGIKIFCLPSAKKVTTATPSTSTSASVNPTAAAPGSSASGGTAEDPRDDPDDPTPASPACTCSCPCARCTNEVIAVPKTAGLQGLNTWLMKQDTTKAEILWCIYCVTSHTSLSSGGKAVQLFPTMFPDSMIAAKMELGRNKIAYSLVHGLAPHFHDVITSKLTKLDFVVVLFDESLNKCSQKTQMDLAIKFWCDDQNETVTKYYDSVFLGRSRATDLISAYCTAIPRSVQSHVLMVGMDGPNVNVKFLKDLQIYMKTEFGEDEPLLLLMGSCGLHVVHNSFKEGVSKCGWNIVMFLRALYNIFKNVPARRSKYTEWTGSTTFPNKYCAVRWLNNAPGADNCIKILPNVKTFIEKVRTGPEEDKIKSAGFLYVAKAVEDKMLGPKLAFFSYVARLVEPFLTTYQTNDPMAPFLHTDLSNLVSNLLRHFVKNDYVNRKSDVCKVDITNEDNLIPVKNFNFSFSVKDALKKVQVSTPEMLKFKEECVLLLKAMVSKILEKAPLNYKLCRAITFCDPELISHSKTAVSTRLNGFLEQLHSRNWLPASECDTILSDFKVLCDKQVFANACQEYDRQRQRLDHFWRGIWDRYKCSDGLVKVIKMALIISHGQAFIERGFSINKEIIVENQLDMSLVAQRQVYDSVNAAGGVENIKISAEMINRFRHARSEYEEAKKQRRSEDAEVEKKRTHEKMIGTEVKELQAKKMKVLASSQKEADAIDEEIKKLTGTF, from the exons ATGCTGAGGCCCATTTCGTCTCTAGTCATGGTCGGGGGAAAGCAGACGTATTGGAACGAGGATTGGTCAAAGGAGCTTCATTTCAGCTGCTTCTCACCAAAGACTTCGACTGCATTAAAGCATGGATTGCCAGAAGGAAAACCAACATCTTTCTACTGCTCGGTGTGCTGCAAGACGAATCAACTCGGCAACATGGGTCGCGGTGCCCTGACTAAACACCTGTCATCAACCCACCACAATACTGCCGTCGAGAACAAGAAGAGCTGTTACGggatcaagatattttgtttgccTTCCGCTAAGAAG GTGACTACAGCAACTCCCTCTACCTCTACATCCGCGTCGGTGAACCCCACGGCGGCGGCACCTGGTTCCTCAGCATCGGGTGGGACTGCAGAAGACCCTCGGGACGATCCCGATGACCCCACACCAGCTTCACCTGCCTGCACATGTTCATGCCCATGTGCGCGATGTACCAACGAAGTTATCGCCGTCCCGAAGACTGCTGGTTTGCAAGGTCTTAACACCTGGTTAATGAAGCAAGATACTACCAAAGCTGAGATTTTGTGGTGTATCTATTGTGTAACGAGCCATACTTCTTTGTCTTCTGGGGGCAAGGCAGTGCAGTTATTTCCCACAATGTTCCCAGATAGTATGATTGCTGCAAAAATGGAATTGGGTCGGAACAAAATCGCCTATTCACTTGTACATGGTTTAGCCCCACATTTCCATGATGTTATCACATCTAAGTTAACCAAACTGGATTTTGTGGTAGTTTTATTTGACGAGAGTCTCAATAAGTGTAGCCAGAAGACTCAAATGGATcttgccattaaattttggtgtgatGATCAAAATGAAACGGTGACGAAATATTATGATTCAGTGTTCCTGGGTCGCTCAAGGGCGACTGATCTCATATCGGCATACTGCACAGCAATTCCTAGAAGTGTGCAGTCTCATGTGCTTATGGTTGGCATGGATGGCCCGAATGTTAATGTCAAGTTCCTGAAAGATCTCCagatttatatgaaaacagaGTTTGGTGAGGATGAGCCACTGCTGCTGCTCATGGGGTCCTGTGGTTTgcacgtagttcataattccttcAAAGAGGGGGTTAGTAAGTGTGGCTGGAATATTGTCATGTTTCTCAGGGCCttatacaatatatttaagaatgtgCCTGCCCGTCGCAGTAAGTATACAGAGTGGACAGGCTCTACTACTTTCCCAAATAAGTATTGTGCAGTGAGGTGGTTGAATAATGCACCTGGTGCCgataattgcatcaaaatattgccaaacgtaaaaacttttattgaaaaagtgagaactggacctgaagaggataaaataaaatctgccGGCTTCTTGTATGTTGCAAAAGCTGTTGAAGATAAGATGTTGGGGCCTAAGTTAGCCTTCTTCTCATATGTTGCAAGACTTGTTGAGCCATTCTTGACTACTTATCAAACCAATGACCCAATGGCGCCGTTCTTGCACACGGACCTGTCGAACTTAGTGTCGAACCTGCTTAGACATTTTGTCAAGAATGATTATGTAAATCGAAAGTCAGATGTATGTAAAGTTGACATTACCAATGAAGacaatctgattcctgtgaagaacttcaattttagtttttctgtaaAGGACGCTCTCAAAAAAGTAcaagtatctactccagaaaTGCTGAAGTTCAAGGAGGAGTGTGTGCTCCTGCTGAAGGCTATGGttagtaaaattcttgaaaaggcTCCCTTGAATTACAAACTCTGCAGAGCCATAACTTTTTGTGACCCAGAACTGATTTCACATTCCAAAACTGCCGTTTCTACTCGACTGAACGGCTTCTTGGAACAACTGCACAGCCGCAATTGGCTTCCTGCAAGTGAGTGCGACACTATTTTGTCTGACTTTAAGGTGCTCTGTGACAAACAAGTATTTGCTAACGCCTGTCAAGAATATGATCGTCAGAGGCAGAGACTAGATCATTTCTGGAGAGGTATCTGGGATCGTTATAAGTGCTCAGATGGTTTAGTGAAAGTGATTAAAATGGCTCTGATCATAAGCCATGGCCAAGCTTTCATCGAGCGTGGCTTCTCCATCAATAAGGAGATAATAGTAGAGAACCAATTAGATATGTCTTTGGTGGCTCAGCGCCAAGTGTACGACTCAGTCAACGCTGCTGGTGgcgtagaaaacataaaaatatctgctgAAATGATCAACAGATTTCGGCACGCGCGCTCCGAGTATGAAGAAGCAAAGAAGCAGCGCCGATCTGAGGACGCTGAGGTCGAAAAAAAAAGGACCCATGAGAAGATGATTGGAACTGAAGTTAAGGAGCTTCAAGCCAAAAAGATGAAAGTGTTAGCATCAAGCCAGAAGGAGGCTGATGccattgatgaagaaataaaaaagttgactggtactttctaa